A genomic window from Flavobacterium hankyongi includes:
- the recJ gene encoding single-stranded-DNA-specific exonuclease RecJ, whose translation MRWNLKPKPEKQKIKALQDALNIDDVVATLLLQRGIETYEDAKTFFRPTLNDLHDPFLMKDMDKAVKRIEKAIQNQENILVFGDYDVDGTTAVSLMSSYLKTVSPNIATYIPDRYNEGYGISYLGIDYADDNGVSLIIALDCGIKSIEHIDYAKQKGIDFIICDHHRPGDELPDAVAVLDPKRGDCDYPYKELCGCGVGFKLIQALGKNRNQSINDLVPYLDLVATAIAADIVPITGENRVLAKFGLEVINSAPRAGIKALIQNVKKKTLTISDVVFIIAPRINAAGRIKHGNYAVELLTEFDLEQAIQFAAEIETFNADRKDLDKQITKEALSQIIKNNEEKRFSTVVYQEDWHKGVIGIVASRLVENYYRPTVVFTKSGEKLAASARSVKDFDIYNALEACAEHLEQFGGHMYAAGMTIKEENLQAFKQAFEEVVEKNIHPDLLTPEVSIDLEINLNEINEKLLRILRQFEPFGPENMTPIFLTKNVYDTGYPKQLGSENEHLRLFVKQDDSEGFGTIGFGLGKKIEIARNRNVFDLVYSIEENEWNGNTSIQLQMKDLK comes from the coding sequence ATGCGTTGGAATTTAAAACCGAAGCCCGAAAAACAAAAAATAAAAGCCTTACAAGACGCACTTAATATAGATGATGTTGTTGCCACTTTACTACTTCAAAGAGGTATAGAAACCTATGAAGATGCAAAGACTTTTTTTCGTCCAACTTTAAATGACTTACATGATCCATTTCTAATGAAAGACATGGACAAAGCGGTTAAACGTATTGAAAAAGCAATTCAAAATCAGGAAAACATACTGGTTTTTGGCGATTATGATGTTGACGGCACTACAGCCGTTTCTTTAATGTCATCTTACTTAAAAACAGTATCACCAAATATAGCGACATATATACCCGATCGTTATAATGAAGGCTACGGAATTTCTTACTTAGGAATTGACTATGCTGACGATAATGGAGTTTCTTTGATTATAGCGCTTGACTGCGGAATTAAATCGATTGAACATATTGATTATGCAAAACAAAAAGGCATCGACTTTATCATTTGCGATCACCACCGTCCTGGAGATGAATTACCCGATGCTGTGGCAGTTTTAGATCCAAAAAGAGGAGATTGTGATTATCCCTATAAAGAATTATGTGGTTGCGGAGTAGGTTTTAAACTTATTCAGGCTTTAGGAAAAAATAGAAATCAATCAATAAACGATTTAGTTCCTTATCTTGATTTAGTTGCTACCGCTATTGCTGCCGATATTGTTCCCATTACAGGAGAAAACAGAGTTTTGGCTAAATTTGGCTTAGAAGTAATTAATTCGGCACCGAGAGCTGGAATCAAAGCTTTAATTCAGAATGTAAAAAAGAAAACACTAACGATTTCTGATGTTGTTTTCATTATTGCACCGCGAATTAATGCTGCTGGCCGCATTAAACACGGAAACTACGCTGTGGAGTTATTAACCGAATTTGATCTAGAGCAAGCCATACAATTTGCTGCTGAAATAGAAACGTTTAATGCCGACAGAAAAGATTTAGACAAACAAATTACAAAAGAAGCGCTTTCACAAATCATAAAAAACAATGAAGAAAAACGATTTTCAACCGTTGTTTATCAAGAAGATTGGCACAAAGGAGTAATTGGCATCGTTGCTTCACGTTTGGTAGAAAACTATTACCGTCCTACGGTTGTTTTTACAAAAAGCGGAGAGAAACTGGCTGCGTCTGCTCGTTCAGTGAAAGATTTTGACATTTATAATGCTTTAGAGGCTTGTGCAGAACATTTGGAACAATTTGGTGGTCACATGTATGCTGCTGGTATGACCATTAAAGAAGAAAATCTACAAGCTTTCAAACAAGCATTTGAAGAAGTAGTTGAAAAAAACATTCATCCCGATTTATTGACTCCAGAAGTATCTATTGATTTAGAAATTAACCTCAATGAAATCAATGAAAAGCTATTACGAATTTTAAGGCAATTTGAACCATTTGGGCCAGAAAATATGACTCCTATTTTTCTAACTAAGAATGTTTATGATACTGGTTATCCAAAGCAATTAGGTAGTGAAAACGAACATTTAAGGCTTTTTGTCAAACAAGATGATTCCGAAGGATTTGGCACTATAGGATTTGGTTTAGGAAAGAAAATAGAAATTGCAAGAAACAGAAATGTTTTCGATTTAGTATATTCTATTGAAGAAAACGAATGGAACGGAAACACTTCTATTCAATTACAAATGAAAGATTTAAAATAA
- the uvrA gene encoding excinuclease ABC subunit UvrA — protein MQHTDETIEIIGARVHNLKNIDLSIPREKLVVITGLSGSGKSSLAFDTIYAEGQRRYIETFSAYARQFLGGLERPDVDKIDGLSPVIAIEQKTTSKSPRSTVGTITEIYDFLRLLFARAADAYSYNTGEKMVSYSDEQIKDLITENFKGKRINILAPVIRARKGHYAELFQQIAKQGFLKVRVNGEVLDIVSGMKLDRYKTHDIEIVIDRLVIDDSVDSEKRLAESIKTAMYHGENVLMILDQDSNEIRYFSRNLMCPSTGISYQNPEPNLFSFNSPKGACENCNGLGTVSEINLKKIIPDTKISIKSGGIVAIGEYKSSWIFKQLETIGEKFGFKLTDPIEKISAEAMDMILNGGNEKFAISSKTAGVTKEYKIEFEGIANFIKTQHDETESTSIKRWAKDFMDEVDCPVCNGSRLKKEALYFKINEKNIQELSNADVSDLSIWFNELDTHLTEKQKVIASEVVKEIKARLQFLVDVGLNYLSLSRSSKSLSGGEAQRIRLATQIGSQLVGVLYILDEPSIGLHQRDNERLIKSLEQLRDIGNSVLVVEHDKDMIERADHVIDIGPKAGKYGGQIISQGTPKALLKENTITAQFMSGKMKIEIPKKRREGNGKSVKISGATGNNLKNVSAEFPLGKLICVTGVSGSGKSTLINETLYPILNEHFFNAVKKPQPYKKIEGLEHIDKVIDIDQSPIGRTPRSNPATYTEVFSEIRSLFTQTPEAQIRGYKPGRFSFNVAGGRCETCEGSGVRTIEMSFLPDVYVECETCQGKRFNRETLEIRYKGKSISDVLNMTVDEGVEFFENIPKIFRKIKTIQDVGLGYITLGQQSTTLSGGEAQRIKLATELSKKDTGNTFYIMDEPTTGLHFEDIRVLMDVINKLVDKGNTVLIIEHNMDVIKLADYIIDVGYEGGKGGGEIIAKGTPEEIIKNKKSYTAQFLKKELF, from the coding sequence ATGCAACATACTGACGAAACCATTGAAATCATAGGCGCTCGCGTCCATAATCTTAAAAACATAGACCTTTCTATTCCTCGTGAAAAACTAGTAGTGATTACTGGTTTGTCTGGTTCTGGAAAATCATCTTTAGCTTTCGATACCATCTACGCCGAAGGTCAGCGTCGTTATATCGAAACTTTCTCAGCTTATGCACGTCAGTTCCTTGGCGGATTAGAACGTCCAGATGTAGACAAAATCGATGGTCTATCACCAGTAATTGCGATTGAACAAAAAACAACTAGTAAAAGTCCTCGATCAACTGTTGGAACTATTACAGAAATTTACGATTTCCTTCGTTTACTTTTTGCCCGAGCTGCAGATGCTTACAGTTACAATACGGGCGAAAAAATGGTTTCGTATTCTGATGAGCAAATTAAGGATTTGATTACGGAAAACTTTAAAGGAAAACGAATCAATATCCTTGCGCCTGTTATCCGTGCACGTAAAGGACATTACGCCGAATTATTCCAACAAATTGCCAAGCAAGGTTTTTTAAAAGTACGTGTTAACGGCGAAGTTCTGGATATAGTTTCTGGAATGAAACTGGATCGTTACAAAACCCATGATATAGAAATTGTAATTGACAGACTGGTAATAGATGATTCTGTTGATAGTGAAAAACGTTTGGCAGAAAGTATTAAAACTGCCATGTATCATGGTGAAAATGTTTTAATGATTTTAGATCAGGACTCTAATGAGATTCGTTATTTCAGCCGAAATTTAATGTGTCCGTCAACCGGAATTTCCTATCAAAATCCAGAGCCCAACTTGTTTTCTTTCAATTCACCAAAAGGAGCTTGTGAAAACTGTAACGGATTGGGAACAGTAAGTGAAATCAATCTAAAAAAAATTATTCCTGACACTAAAATATCTATAAAAAGTGGTGGAATTGTAGCCATTGGTGAATACAAATCGTCTTGGATATTCAAGCAATTAGAAACTATTGGAGAAAAATTTGGATTCAAATTAACTGATCCAATTGAAAAAATTTCTGCTGAAGCGATGGACATGATTTTGAATGGTGGCAACGAAAAATTTGCTATCAGCTCAAAAACTGCTGGGGTAACAAAAGAATATAAAATTGAATTTGAAGGGATCGCAAATTTCATCAAAACACAACACGACGAAACCGAATCGACTTCTATAAAACGCTGGGCAAAAGATTTTATGGACGAGGTAGATTGTCCTGTTTGTAATGGTTCGCGTTTGAAAAAAGAGGCTTTGTACTTCAAAATAAACGAAAAAAATATTCAGGAATTATCTAATGCAGATGTTTCTGATTTAAGTATTTGGTTTAATGAATTAGATACTCATTTAACCGAAAAACAAAAAGTAATTGCCAGTGAAGTTGTAAAAGAAATCAAAGCTCGTTTGCAGTTTTTAGTTGATGTAGGACTAAATTATCTTTCTTTAAGCCGAAGCTCAAAATCACTTTCGGGTGGTGAAGCGCAACGTATACGTTTGGCAACACAAATTGGTTCGCAATTAGTAGGCGTACTTTATATTTTAGACGAACCAAGTATTGGTTTGCACCAACGTGATAACGAAAGGTTAATTAAATCTTTGGAACAATTACGCGATATTGGCAATTCCGTTTTAGTGGTGGAACACGATAAAGATATGATTGAACGTGCTGATCATGTTATTGATATTGGACCAAAAGCTGGTAAATACGGAGGACAAATCATTAGTCAAGGAACACCTAAAGCTTTACTTAAGGAAAATACCATTACTGCTCAGTTTATGAGTGGTAAAATGAAAATTGAAATTCCAAAAAAACGTCGTGAAGGAAATGGAAAATCGGTTAAGATTTCCGGAGCTACGGGAAATAATTTAAAGAATGTTTCGGCTGAATTTCCATTAGGAAAATTAATTTGTGTGACAGGAGTTTCGGGTTCAGGAAAATCAACTTTGATTAATGAAACCCTCTATCCTATTTTGAACGAGCACTTCTTTAATGCTGTTAAAAAACCACAACCGTACAAAAAAATTGAAGGTTTGGAACATATTGATAAAGTAATTGATATTGACCAAAGTCCAATTGGCCGTACACCACGTTCTAATCCTGCAACTTATACTGAAGTTTTTTCTGAAATAAGAAGTTTATTTACACAAACACCAGAAGCTCAAATTCGTGGTTACAAACCAGGCCGTTTTAGTTTTAATGTTGCTGGAGGTCGTTGTGAAACTTGCGAAGGAAGTGGCGTAAGAACTATTGAGATGAGCTTCTTGCCTGATGTATATGTAGAATGTGAAACATGTCAAGGAAAACGTTTTAACAGAGAAACGTTAGAAATTCGCTATAAAGGAAAATCAATTTCGGATGTATTGAATATGACCGTTGATGAAGGTGTTGAGTTCTTTGAAAACATTCCTAAAATCTTTCGAAAAATTAAAACCATTCAGGATGTTGGACTGGGTTATATCACTTTGGGACAACAAAGCACTACCCTTTCTGGTGGTGAAGCACAACGTATAAAATTAGCGACTGAATTATCTAAAAAAGATACCGGAAATACGTTCTATATCATGGACGAACCTACCACTGGTTTACATTTTGAAGACATTAGAGTTTTGATGGATGTAATAAACAAGTTGGTCGACAAAGGGAATACAGTTCTTATTATCGAACACAATATGGACGTAATCAAATTAGCGGATTATATTATTGATGTAGGTTATGAAGGCGGAAAAGGTGGTGGAGAAATTATTGCCAAAGGAACTCCAGAAGAAATAATAAAAAATAAAAAGAGCTATACAGCCCAATTTCTAAAAAAAGAATTATTTTAG
- a CDS encoding DUF4844 domain-containing protein produces the protein MTKTIITILTILTLAACQPKKIETPKNAMNKFEQFKAKEKFVAIPYPNFYSGIGNQKLKPVLTEKINNVADSFQTISKTQNPTDEDYQKAIEKGLANFADIYIDLDTEDRERVCSYFEEIMDIVGLESSEGKLNDFMYGFDPNNI, from the coding sequence ATGACGAAAACTATAATTACAATATTGACCATTTTAACTTTAGCTGCATGTCAGCCAAAGAAAATTGAAACGCCAAAAAATGCGATGAATAAGTTCGAACAATTTAAAGCGAAAGAAAAATTCGTAGCTATCCCCTATCCCAACTTCTATTCTGGAATTGGAAATCAAAAATTAAAACCAGTACTGACTGAAAAAATTAATAACGTTGCGGATAGTTTCCAAACTATATCTAAAACTCAAAATCCTACTGACGAAGATTATCAAAAAGCAATTGAAAAAGGATTGGCAAATTTTGCGGATATTTATATCGATTTAGATACTGAAGATAGAGAACGTGTTTGCTCTTATTTTGAGGAAATTATGGATATAGTAGGATTGGAAAGTTCAGAAGGAAAATTAAACGATTTTATGTACGGTTTTGATCCAAATAATATATAA
- a CDS encoding HopJ type III effector protein: MENKIQRLFNTNPISFQEVIAFIDENYNFTPTLFKNGDQINNIGENNGSCKIFSFAKLHNLSKEETLSMFGDYYKDVLNTPEATDHQNIRNFMKFGWDRIHFEGQALNKK, from the coding sequence ATGGAGAATAAAATTCAAAGACTTTTCAATACAAATCCAATTTCTTTTCAAGAAGTAATTGCTTTCATTGACGAGAACTACAACTTCACTCCTACTTTGTTTAAAAATGGAGACCAAATAAACAACATTGGAGAAAATAATGGTTCGTGCAAAATATTTTCTTTCGCAAAACTTCATAATTTATCAAAAGAAGAAACGTTATCTATGTTTGGTGATTATTACAAAGATGTTCTAAATACTCCTGAAGCTACCGACCATCAAAACATCCGTAATTTTATGAAATTCGGATGGGATAGAATTCATTTTGAAGGTCAGGCTCTTAACAAAAAGTAA
- a CDS encoding GNAT family N-acetyltransferase → MKELTTHRDQFSISTDKSKLDVNSIHEFLSIKAYWCLNIPKEKIQTAIENSLCFGVYEAEKQIGFARVITDFSTISYLGDVYILEEYRGKGLSKWLMETIMNYENLQGLRRWILLTGDAHELYRQYGWTNIADPTKWMELHDKKVYLK, encoded by the coding sequence ATGAAAGAATTAACAACACATAGAGACCAATTCAGCATTTCAACTGACAAGTCAAAGTTAGATGTAAATTCTATTCATGAGTTTTTATCCATCAAAGCCTATTGGTGTTTAAATATCCCTAAAGAAAAAATACAAACTGCAATAGAAAACTCATTATGTTTTGGTGTTTATGAAGCTGAAAAGCAGATTGGTTTTGCAAGAGTTATTACTGATTTTTCAACGATTTCATATTTAGGAGACGTGTATATTTTAGAAGAATACAGAGGTAAAGGTCTTTCTAAATGGTTAATGGAAACTATCATGAATTATGAGAATTTACAAGGATTAAGACGATGGATTTTACTCACTGGTGATGCACATGAACTGTATCGTCAATACGGATGGACAAATATTGCAGATCCCACAAAATGGATGGAACTTCACGATAAAAAAGTGTATTTAAAATAA
- a CDS encoding RDD family protein encodes MSKPTAALLDRTKSSTIDTLFLIALAFIIAEVLSNFENVPTWLRVSLFSSLVIYEPICISFGATIGNHVMNIRIRRSSNDSKKLNILRSVSRFVSKLIFGWISYITIFKNPRKRAIHDLITGATTIEV; translated from the coding sequence ATGTCCAAACCAACTGCTGCACTACTTGATAGAACAAAGTCATCTACGATTGATACTTTATTTCTTATAGCTTTAGCTTTTATAATAGCTGAAGTATTAAGTAACTTTGAAAATGTACCAACTTGGCTTAGAGTCTCATTATTTTCTTCCCTAGTAATATACGAACCTATTTGCATATCCTTTGGAGCAACAATAGGTAATCATGTAATGAATATTAGAATTCGCAGAAGTTCTAATGATTCAAAAAAATTAAATATACTAAGATCCGTAAGCCGTTTTGTCTCAAAATTGATTTTTGGTTGGATTTCATATATCACTATATTTAAAAATCCTAGAAAAAGAGCAATCCATGATTTAATAACTGGAGCGACAACAATTGAAGTTTAA
- a CDS encoding MFS transporter encodes MEEAIKKDPYSSLRIKEFRWFLAMRLAIVLAWSMQFVLIEWEVYRLTKDPLSLGLIGLMEVIPAIGMALFAGHFVDQNEKKSMLVKCFIGLGLISAFMCVLVHPKIHDALSKSLIVNGFYTLVFFGGIIRAFIIPSIFSLLGLIVPNKEKPNAAAWSSSTWQVAAVIGPALAGFLIGWIGAFSSMCVVTSSIIIGIIFLTQISRKPILNPDLGEPIFKSLKRGITFVFENKTILNAISLDMFAVLFGGAVALLPIFAQDILKVGSQGFGILRAAPAVGGLITMLVATHFDLNHRAGRKLLLAIFGFGICIIIFGLSVNFWVSVVALFMSGVTDGISVVIRSTILQLYTPDNMRGRVSSVNSIFVGSSNELGAFESGFTSKLMGTVNAVVFGGIMTLVVVGTTAFASPKFRELDIKNDVK; translated from the coding sequence ATGGAAGAAGCAATAAAAAAAGATCCATATTCATCATTAAGAATTAAAGAATTCAGATGGTTTTTAGCCATGCGCTTAGCAATTGTATTGGCTTGGTCCATGCAGTTTGTACTTATCGAGTGGGAAGTGTATCGACTAACAAAAGATCCGTTATCATTGGGATTAATAGGCTTAATGGAAGTTATTCCTGCCATAGGAATGGCTTTATTTGCTGGGCACTTTGTTGATCAAAACGAAAAAAAATCAATGCTGGTAAAATGTTTTATTGGATTAGGACTCATAAGCGCTTTCATGTGTGTATTGGTGCATCCTAAAATTCATGATGCGCTATCAAAGTCATTAATTGTTAATGGATTTTATACTTTAGTTTTTTTTGGTGGAATCATTCGTGCTTTTATTATTCCTTCTATTTTTAGCTTATTAGGATTAATTGTTCCAAATAAAGAAAAGCCTAACGCTGCTGCTTGGAGCAGTTCTACTTGGCAAGTTGCAGCTGTTATTGGTCCAGCATTGGCAGGTTTTTTAATTGGTTGGATTGGCGCTTTTAGTTCCATGTGTGTAGTAACTTCTTCAATTATCATAGGAATTATATTCTTAACACAAATTAGTAGAAAGCCAATTTTAAATCCAGATTTAGGAGAACCAATTTTTAAAAGTCTTAAACGAGGTATCACTTTTGTTTTTGAAAACAAAACTATTCTTAATGCTATATCATTAGACATGTTTGCCGTTTTATTTGGTGGTGCTGTAGCTTTACTTCCTATTTTCGCTCAGGATATTCTAAAAGTAGGTTCTCAAGGTTTCGGAATATTACGTGCTGCACCTGCAGTTGGTGGATTAATTACAATGCTTGTCGCCACGCATTTCGATTTAAATCATCGAGCAGGAAGAAAATTATTATTAGCTATTTTTGGCTTCGGAATTTGTATCATTATTTTTGGATTATCGGTCAATTTCTGGGTTTCGGTAGTTGCGCTTTTTATGAGTGGTGTAACTGATGGAATCTCGGTGGTAATTCGTTCAACAATTTTACAGCTATATACTCCTGACAATATGCGTGGACGTGTATCTTCTGTAAACTCAATATTTGTAGGTTCTTCAAATGAATTAGGAGCATTTGAAAGTGGTTTTACTTCCAAATTAATGGGAACTGTAAACGCTGTTGTTTTTGGAGGAATAATGACACTTGTTGTAGTCGGAACTACTGCTTTTGCTTCGCCTAAGTTCAGAGAATTAGATATAAAAAATGACGTCAAATGA
- a CDS encoding DUF2750 domain-containing protein — protein MKDSIEIIERHKKFVEQICETELVYTLENEEGFAISYSNNYEDEDGEPIQLNCFWSNEALAKSCIKEEWSEFKIYSIPLDKFIEYWCIGIDHDGFMIGTDFDSNLYGHEADPLELILEIIEKLKTLDKKVTFENFENIDDLENQIKVALHGE, from the coding sequence ATGAAAGACTCAATAGAAATAATCGAAAGACATAAAAAATTTGTAGAACAAATTTGTGAAACTGAATTAGTTTATACCCTTGAAAATGAAGAAGGTTTTGCAATCTCTTATTCAAATAATTATGAAGATGAAGATGGCGAACCTATTCAATTAAATTGCTTTTGGAGCAATGAAGCTTTAGCAAAATCTTGTATAAAAGAAGAGTGGTCAGAATTCAAAATTTATTCAATCCCTTTGGATAAATTTATTGAATATTGGTGTATTGGAATTGATCATGACGGATTTATGATTGGAACTGATTTCGATTCAAATCTATATGGACATGAAGCTGATCCATTAGAACTTATCCTTGAAATAATTGAAAAATTGAAAACACTTGATAAAAAAGTGACATTTGAAAATTTCGAAAATATAGATGATCTAGAAAATCAAATTAAAGTTGCTTTACATGGAGAATAA
- the ade gene encoding adenine deaminase, with protein sequence MNIEGQIVDILNRKIFSGEVIVENGKIISIQEKEHANKNYILPGFIDAHIHIESSMLVPSEFAKVAVLHGTVGTISDPHEIANVLGNEGVYYMIENGKKTPLKFHFGAPSCVPATSFETAGAIIDSDDIKELLASPDINYLAEMMNYPGVLFDDEEVMKKIAWAKHFNKPIDGHAPGLRGEPIKKYIGAGISTDHECFTYDEALEKLGLGMKVIVREGSAAKNFEALIDLLPEHYEQMMFCSDDKHPDDLLLGHINILCARAVAKGIDVFKVLQSACINPVKHYNMNVGLLNVNDAADFIIVEDLVDFKVLQTYIDGSLVANNGESFVQHVDFETPNNFDTDKKEVSDFRVNSNSKTIRVIEALEGQLITNEIHHKSLIENNNLVSNIDNDILKMAVVNRYQNAEPAIAFIKNIGLKKGAIASSVAHDCHNIVVVGTSDEEICKAVNLLIENRGGVCAVNGDVAKVLPLPVAGIMSDKDCWETGRLYQEIDVMAKDLGSNLKAPFMTLSFMALLVIPDLKLSDKGLFSGNTFQFVDLEVN encoded by the coding sequence ATGAATATAGAAGGACAAATAGTTGATATACTTAATAGAAAGATTTTTTCTGGTGAAGTAATTGTTGAAAACGGTAAAATTATTTCAATTCAGGAAAAAGAACATGCTAACAAAAATTATATTTTACCTGGATTTATTGATGCGCATATTCATATTGAAAGTTCGATGCTTGTTCCTTCAGAATTTGCCAAAGTAGCTGTTTTACACGGAACTGTTGGAACTATTTCTGATCCCCATGAAATTGCTAATGTTCTTGGAAATGAAGGTGTATATTACATGATTGAAAATGGAAAGAAAACGCCTTTGAAATTCCATTTTGGAGCGCCATCTTGTGTTCCTGCAACTTCTTTTGAAACTGCGGGTGCTATTATTGATTCTGATGATATTAAGGAATTATTGGCTTCACCGGATATTAATTATTTGGCCGAAATGATGAATTATCCGGGAGTTCTTTTTGATGACGAAGAAGTAATGAAGAAGATTGCTTGGGCAAAACATTTTAATAAACCAATTGATGGTCATGCTCCAGGATTAAGAGGCGAACCAATCAAAAAATATATCGGAGCAGGTATTTCTACTGATCATGAGTGTTTTACCTATGATGAAGCCTTAGAAAAGCTTGGTTTGGGAATGAAAGTTATTGTGAGAGAGGGTAGTGCAGCCAAAAATTTTGAAGCACTTATTGATTTATTACCTGAACATTATGAGCAAATGATGTTTTGTTCAGATGACAAGCATCCTGATGATTTGCTTTTAGGACATATTAATATACTTTGTGCAAGAGCTGTTGCTAAAGGAATTGATGTTTTTAAAGTTTTGCAATCGGCTTGCATTAATCCTGTTAAACATTACAATATGAATGTTGGTTTGTTAAATGTTAATGATGCAGCTGACTTTATTATTGTTGAAGATTTAGTTGATTTTAAAGTACTTCAAACATATATTGATGGAAGTTTAGTTGCCAATAATGGTGAATCATTTGTTCAACATGTTGATTTTGAAACACCCAATAATTTTGATACTGATAAAAAAGAAGTTTCTGATTTTAGGGTAAATAGTAATTCTAAAACTATTCGTGTTATTGAAGCTTTAGAAGGGCAGTTGATAACCAATGAAATACATCATAAATCACTGATTGAAAACAACAACTTAGTTTCTAATATTGACAACGATATCTTAAAAATGGCTGTTGTAAATAGATACCAAAATGCAGAACCAGCTATAGCTTTCATTAAAAATATAGGATTAAAAAAAGGAGCAATTGCGAGTTCTGTAGCACACGATTGTCATAACATAGTTGTTGTAGGAACCTCTGACGAAGAAATTTGTAAAGCGGTTAATTTGCTTATAGAAAATAGAGGAGGAGTTTGTGCTGTAAATGGAGATGTAGCAAAAGTATTACCACTTCCAGTAGCTGGAATTATGAGTGATAAAGATTGTTGGGAAACAGGAAGATTATATCAGGAAATCGATGTGATGGCAAAAGATTTAGGTAGCAACTTAAAAGCACCGTTTATGACACTTTCATTCATGGCTTTATTGGTGATTCCTGATTTAAAATTGTCTGATAAAGGACTTTTTAGCGGAAACACGTTTCAATTTGTTGATTTAGAAGTAAATTAA
- a CDS encoding TIGR00730 family Rossman fold protein has protein sequence MKEEFTNEDDRIKDKLSQKTWNEIRSNDSWAIFKIMSEFVNGYESMARIGPCVSIFGSARTKPEDKYYQLAERIAFEITKAGYGVITGGGPGIMEAGNKGAHRGEGISVGLNIELPFEQHFNPYIDKDKNLNFDYFFVRKVMFVKYSQGFVVMPGGFGTLDELFEAITLIQTKKIGKFPIILVGSQFWKGLIDWVKEIMINQEKTVSPGDMDLIQIVDTEQEVVEALDNFYKKYNLSPNF, from the coding sequence ATGAAAGAAGAATTTACAAACGAAGACGATAGAATTAAAGACAAATTAAGCCAAAAAACCTGGAACGAAATACGATCAAACGACTCTTGGGCAATTTTTAAAATTATGTCTGAGTTTGTTAATGGATATGAAAGCATGGCTCGTATTGGTCCGTGTGTGTCTATTTTTGGCTCTGCAAGAACAAAACCTGAAGATAAATACTATCAATTAGCAGAAAGAATTGCTTTTGAAATCACAAAAGCCGGTTACGGTGTAATTACTGGTGGTGGTCCTGGTATCATGGAAGCGGGTAATAAAGGAGCACACCGTGGTGAAGGAATTTCGGTAGGATTAAATATCGAGTTACCTTTTGAACAACATTTCAATCCCTATATTGACAAAGACAAAAATCTAAATTTTGATTATTTCTTTGTTCGTAAAGTAATGTTTGTAAAATACTCACAAGGTTTTGTAGTAATGCCTGGAGGATTTGGAACATTGGATGAATTGTTTGAAGCGATAACATTAATTCAAACTAAAAAAATTGGAAAATTCCCTATCATATTGGTAGGAAGCCAGTTCTGGAAAGGATTAATTGATTGGGTAAAAGAAATCATGATTAATCAAGAAAAGACGGTAAGCCCTGGCGATATGGATTTAATTCAAATTGTTGATACTGAACAAGAAGTAGTTGAAGCACTTGATAACTTCTACAAAAAGTATAACTTATCACCAAACTTTTAA